One segment of Brassica napus cultivar Da-Ae chromosome C3, Da-Ae, whole genome shotgun sequence DNA contains the following:
- the LOC125583870 gene encoding potassium transporter 9-like translates to MAERVEGSVAEGENTIEERHVGAMWELEQKLDQPMDEEANKLKNMYREKGLSMLMLLRLSFQSLGIVYGDLGTSPLYVFYNTFPDGISDSEDVIGALSLIIYSLLLIPLIKYVIIVCKANDNGQGGTLAIYSLLCRHAKVKLIPNQQRSDEDLTTYSRTLLPEGSFAAKTKKWLESKESRKRALLFIVLLGTCMMIGDGILTPAISVLSATGGIKVISPKMSSDVVVLVSIIILIVLFSMQHYGTDKVGWLFAPIVFIWFLFIGATGMYNICKHDTSVLKAFSPTYIYLYFKKRGLDGWISLGGILLSITGTEALYADIAYFPLLAIQLAFTFFVFPCLLLTYCGQAAYLVNNKDHYKDAFYASMPDSVYWPMFVVATGAAIVGSQATISGTYSIIKQAVSHGCFPRVKIVHTSKKFLGQIYCPEINWILMVGCIAVTASFKNQSQIGNAYGTAVVLVMLATTLLMILIMLLVWRCHWILVLTFAVLTLVPELSYFSAVIWKINQGGWVPLIIAAISLLVMSVWHYATVKKYEFEVHSKVSMSWILGLGPSLGLVRVPGIGLVYTELASGVPHIFSHFITNLPAIHSVVVFVCVKYLPVYTVPEEERFLVKRIGPQTFRMFRCIARYGYKDLHRKDDDFENKLLNNLFSFIRIETMMEPGSNSSTYSSAYSLNHTQESRDELIHNNNHHHNSNNNNIDEFSSMVDYTVSTLDTIVPADNRMSFSQNNTVEDEEDELQYLKTCKESGIVHIMGNTVVKARNGSWLPKKIAIDYVYAFLAKICRENSVILHVPHETLLNVGQVFYV, encoded by the exons ATGGCAGAGAGGGTAGAAGGATCTGTAGCAGAAGGAGAAAACACGATCGAAGAAAGACACGTAGGAGCTATGTGGGAGCTAGAGCAGAAACTTGATCAGCCCATGGATGAAGAAGCTAACAAGCTCAAGAACATGTACAGAGAAAAG GGTTTGTCGATGTTGATGCTACTAAGACTATCATTTCAAAGCTTAGGGATAGTGTACGGAGATTTAGGGACTTCTCCGTTGTATGTGTTCTACAATACATTCCCTGATGGAATCAGTGATAGTGAAGATGTAATTGGAGCTCTTTCTTTGATCATTTACTCTCTCTTACTTATACCTCTCATCAAGTACGTCATCATCGTTTGCAAAGCTAATGACAACGGCCAAG GTGGGACTTTAGCTATATACTCGTTGCTTTGTAGACATGCTAAAGTGAAGCTAATACCGAATCAGCAACGCAGCGATGAGGATCTCACAACTTATAGTCGAACGTTGCTCCCTGAAGGGTCTTTTGCTGCTAAAACAAAGAAGTGGTTAGAGAGtaaagaatcaagaaagagagcTCTTCTGTTCATTGTTCTTCTTGGAACTTGTATGATGATTGGTGACGGTATCTTAACCCCAGCTATCTCAG TTCTTTCAGCTACTGGTGGGATCAAAGTCATCAGTCCAAAGATGAGCAGCG ATGTTGTTGTGCTTGTTTCTATCATCATCTTAATAGTACTGTTCAGTATGCAACATTATGGCACAGACAAAGTGGGATGGCTCTTTGCTCCCATAGTCTTTATCTGGTTCCTCTTCATTGGAGCCACTGGAATGTACAACATCTGCAAACACGACACAAGCGTTTTGAAAGCGTTTTCGCCTACATATATCTACTTATACTTTAAAAAACGAGGACTAGACGGTTGGATCTCGCTAGGTGGCATTCTTCTCAGCATAACAGGCACTGAAGCACTATACGCAGACATTGCTTACTTCCCCTTACTAGCGATTCAGCTCGCGTTTACGTTCTTTGTCTTCCCTTGTCTTCTTCTTACGTACTGTGGACAAGCTGCTTATCTTGTGAACAACAAAGATCATTACAAAGACGCCTTCTATGCATCTATGCCTG ATAGTGTGTACTGGCCTATGTTTGTAGTCGCCACAGGAGCTGCCATCGTTGGGAGCCAAGCTACAATCTCAGGGACTTATTCAATAATCAAGCAGGCAGTGTCTCATGGATGTTTTCCACGTGTTAAGATTGTTCATACTTCCAAGAAGTTCCTTGGTCAGATCTATTGTCCTGAAATTAACTGGATACTTATGGTCGGATGCATCGCCGTCACTGCTAGTTTCAAGAACCAGAGCCAAATAGGAAATGCATACG GAACTGCTGTTGTGCTCGTGATGCTTGCTACCACGTTACTAATGATCCTGATCATGCTCCTCGTGTGGAGGTGTCATTGGATCCTTGTCCTAACATTCGCTGTCCTCACACTAGTGCCAGAGTTGTCTTACTTCTCGGCTGTGATATGGAAAATAAATCAAGGAGGATGGGTTCCACTCATCATAGCAGCCATCTCTCTTCTTGTTATGTCGGTTTGGCATTACGCAACAGTCAAGAAGTATGAGTTtgaagtgcacagtaaagtctCCATGAGTTGGATACTTGGTCTTGGTCCTAGTCTTGGTCTTGTTCGTGTCCCTGGGATCGGGCTGGTCTACACGGAGTTAGCTAGTGGTGTCCCTCACATCTTCTCTCATTTCATCACTAACTTGCCTGCGATTCACtcagttgttgtctttgtttgCGTCAAGTACCTTCCGGTTTACACTGTCCCTGAAGAAGAGAGGTTTCTTGTCAAGAGGATAGGACCACAGACATTCAGAATGTTCCGTTGTATAGCCAG GTATGGTTACAAAGATCTACATAGGAAAGATGATGATTTTGAAAACAAGCTGTTGAACAACCTCTTCTCATTCATCCGAATCGAAACTATGATGGAGCCAGGTTCAAACTCAAGCACATACAGCAGTGCGTATTCACTCAACCATACACAAGAGTCTAGAGATGAATTGATCCATAACAACAACCACCACcacaacagcaacaacaacaacattgaTGAGTTCTCATCTATGGTGGACTACACGGTATCTACATTAGATACGATAGTTCCTGCTGATAATAGGATGAGTTTCAGTCAGAACAACACGGTGGAAGATGAGGAGGATGAGTTGCAGTATCTAAAGACTTGTAAAGAGTCAGGGATTGTTCACATCATGGGAAACACTGTGGTAAAAGCAAGAAATGGATCATGGCTTCCGAAAAAAATAGCGATTGATTATGTTTATGCGTTTCTTGCAAAGATTTGTAGGGAGAATAGTGTTATCTTGCATGTTCCTCATGAAACCCTTTTGAACGTTGGTCAAGTCTTCTATGTTTAG